The window CCTATGGTGTTATATTATATGGGAAACGCAGAATTAAATGCAACAAAAGTTATCGGAATAGTGGGTACCAGAAATGCAACTGCATATGGAAAACATTTTTGTGATACCTTGATTAAAGAATTACAATCTTATGGAGTTATGATTGTAAGTGGAATGGCGTATGGAATTGATATCGCAGCACATAAAGCTTGTATAAAATATGATGTGCCCACTGTGGGTGTATTTGCACATGGTCTGGATAGAATTTATCCTGCTATACATAAAGATGCTGCAAGAAAAATGATAGATAATGGCGGCTTGCTTACTGAATTTATTACAGGAACAAATCCCGATCGTGAAAATTTTCCGATGCGCAATCGTATTGTTGCCGGTATGATAGATGGATTGATTGTGGTGGAAACAGATAGGGAAGGAGGCAGTATGATTACAGCATCCATTGCATATAATTATAATCGGGATGTGATGGCTGTGCCGGGAAATATTGACAATAAAAATTCCAAGGGTTGTAATTATCTTATCAAAAAAAATAGAGCAGCTTTAATTGAAAATGCTGCTGATGTAGTTGAATTAATGAATTGGGAAATAAATGAACAGAAACATAAAACACAACGTGAATTATTTATTGAATTAGACGCAGAAGAAAAAATAGTGTACGATGTTTTAATTCAACATGGTGAAATGCATGTGGATGAATTAAGTCAGTGCTTACCATTCTCTCCCGGAAAATTAGCCGGATTATTATTGAATCTTGAATTTCAGAATGTCATTATTTCTCTTGCCGGCAAGCGATACAAAACGGCATAAAAAAAGAAGCTGGAGCAGCTTCTTTTTTAAGGGTGACTAGTGGGTGTTTTAATATCTTTCTACTTTGCTGAAATGAAAATCACTTTCAATCATTGCATTCTCATCGCTATCACTTCCATGCACTGCATTTTCTCCAATGCTGCTTGCATATTTTTTTCTTATTGTTCCTTCTTCAGCTTTTGATGGATCTGTTGCGCCAATTAATTTGCGAAAATCTTCAACTGCATTTTCTTTTTCCAATATTGCTGCTACAATTGGTCCATCGCTCATAAACTCCACTAACTCTCCATAAAAAGGACGCTCTTTATGTACTGCATAAAACTCACCTGCTTTTTCTTTACTCAATTGGGTGTATTTCATTGCTCTAATTTTAAATCCTGCTTCATTGATCATGTGTAAAATACCACCGATAGAATTTTTGCGAACTGCATCGGGTTTAATCATGGTTAATGTAATATTTCCTGTCATCTTTATTATTTTTAGTGGGCAAATATAGCTAAACCCATCTCCTGTTTTACTGCTTTGCTTTTCATTTAATAAAAAATTAGTGACCTTTGGCGTCTCTTTATGCTACACCTGCAACCTTTGTTTGATTTATTAAAAACGCCTAAGCGCATTGTTCTAATTGCGCATTCCAGACCTGATGCGGATGCAATGGGTGCTTGCCTTGGTCTTAAACTTTACTTTGAAAGAACAGGACATATTGCGGATGTGATTGTGCCTGATGATTTTCCGCACTTTCTCGATTGGATGACCGGAGCAGATAAAGCATGGGTGCATCAAAAAAAATCTAAAACATGTTTTGCTATTTTATCGCAGAGCGAAATTATCTTTTGTTGTGATTTTAATTCATTAAAACGTATTGACAGATTAGGTCAGGA of the Bacteroidota bacterium genome contains:
- a CDS encoding nucleoside-diphosphate kinase, with amino-acid sequence MTGNITLTMIKPDAVRKNSIGGILHMINEAGFKIRAMKYTQLSKEKAGEFYAVHKERPFYGELVEFMSDGPIVAAILEKENAVEDFRKLIGATDPSKAEEGTIRKKYASSIGENAVHGSDSDENAMIESDFHFSKVERY
- the dprA gene encoding DNA-protecting protein DprA encodes the protein MPQSEQLYNVALSLVPNVGCVTAKNLISYCGSAEKVFNVSKKKLLTIPGVGGAMAESILHFKEFSRAEKELEFAEKNNIRILDFNADDYPKRLRNCIDAPMVLYYMGNAELNATKVIGIVGTRNATAYGKHFCDTLIKELQSYGVMIVSGMAYGIDIAAHKACIKYDVPTVGVFAHGLDRIYPAIHKDAARKMIDNGGLLTEFITGTNPDRENFPMRNRIVAGMIDGLIVVETDREGGSMITASIAYNYNRDVMAVPGNIDNKNSKGCNYLIKKNRAALIENAADVVELMNWEINEQKHKTQRELFIELDAEEKIVYDVLIQHGEMHVDELSQCLPFSPGKLAGLLLNLEFQNVIISLAGKRYKTA